The window CGATGTTGATCTTCATCGAACCGGAGAGCGAGAAGCCGATCTATCAGCAGATTCGCGATCAGATCGTTGAGGGGATTGCGCGTGGCGAGTTGCCGCCGGGGACGGGGCTGCCGTCGATCCGGCAATTGGCTGCCGATTTCGGCATCAACCTGCACACTGTCAACAAAGCCTACGAGCTGCTAGAGCGCGAGGGCTTCCTCCAGGTGCGGCGCAAGACGGGGGCAGTGGTACAGCCAAGCGGTCGCCTGGCCGAGGGCTGGGAGACGCGCCTGCGTACGCTGCTGGCAGAGGCGCTGGCCCAGGGGGTGCCTGCGGAAGAGGTTGTAAGGCGTTGCCAGCGTGTGCTGGCTGCTTTGACTGAGCGCGAATGACCCGGCAGGTCGTTCGCTCAGCAGGAAGGAGAAAGAGGGGAAAAGTCACACTAGCCATGAATGCTCTCTACGCTTGTATCAATGCTCTTATGCTCATCTGGATGCTTATCATCTTCTGGCTCTGGCCGGGCCTGACCCCGCCTACCTTACCCTTCGGTGTACGTGTCCCGCCGACCCATGTGAACGAGCCGGTGATCGGGCAGCTCCGGCGTCTCTATCGTCTGATGTTGCTGCTGACAGGGCTGGTTGGCCTGCTGGTCTTGCTACTGGGAGCCTTGTTCTTGCCTCTGCGGTGGCAGATCGGCATGATGCCGCTGATAGTGCTAGGGGCAGCAGTCATGGCGAGTGCCCTCTATGCTTTCGTGCATGGCAGACTCCGGAGCGCGAAAGAGCGAGAAGGCTGGTATAGCGGCCTGCGCCAGGCGGTCGCGGTTGAGGTTGGGGTGCCCGAACAACGTGTGCGGCCCTCTCCCTTCTGGCTGGGACTGGATCTACTACTGCTGGTGGCGCTCTGGGTGCTGACGATCATCCGTTATCCGGTCCTGCCGGAGCGTATTCCCCTCCATTTTGGTCCTGACGGGCAAATCGATCGCTGGGGTGGAAAAGAGGAACTGCTCTGGTTCTCCCTGCTCGCCCTGGCGCTCAATATTCTGCTCCTCAGCCTGGCGCTCGCGCTGCCTTTGGGCAGACGGCAGCTTGATCCGGCGGACCCAGAGCAGGCGCGCCGTGATCAGCAGCGCAGGCAGCAGGCGCTGAGCAATATGCTGGCTGGTGTGCCGGCGATCGTGAACCTGAGCTTCTTTCTGATCCTTTTGCTGCTCACGCAAGTCATTCCTCCGACGGATCTTGGTGTGTTGCTCGTGGTCATCCTGTTGATTTTGCCCCTTGGACTGGGGAGCCTGATGGTCTTCTATCTGACCAGGGCCAGGCCTGCGCGGGCCTACGCGATGCACACGAACTATGTGGCGCGCGACGATGATCGCTACTGGAAAGCGGGCCTCTTCTACTTCAACCACGATGATCCTGCTCTGTTTGTCGAAAGGCGCTTCGGAGTAGGCTGGACCGTCAATCTAGGCCATCCGCTTGGGGTTGTGTTGCTGCTTGCCCTCCTGCTGGTAGTGGTCGCTGTTTTGTTGATGGTTCTGCTGCTTGGGCCGCGCTGATGGGGCCTGGGAAAGGACTGGGAGAGGCCGTATGCTACAATCAGGAAGGGGAGAGCGGCCTCGCGGTCGCCGCCCCTGGTTTCCCAGTCTTTCTTGCGTCAGGAGCAGAAGCATGAGCGCGAGCGCAAGACGGCGCAAATTCTGGGGCTGGGGCTATGAGGGAGACGTCCTCAGCGAGGAGGAACTCAACTGGTTAGAAGGAACGTGGGCGGCCTTCTTTGGCGTGGATCACTTTGAGGTCACGCCTCCGCCGACGGTCGAAGAGATTGAGCTGTATCCTCCGCGTCTGAGTGTGCCCTCTCAGCTCGCGGCCATCTGTACCACGGAGCCTTATGAACGACTGCGCCATGCCTATGGCGCTTCTTTCCCCGACTCAGCGCGGGCCTTTGCGCGCGACTTCTCTCATCCACCCGACGTCGTGGCCTATCCTCGCGATGTTCAAGAGATCGTAGCCCTGCTCGACTGGTGCTACGACCATGATATTATTGTGGTCCCCTTTGGTGGGGGCACGAGCGTGGTGGGTGGCGTTGAACCCCCGTCGGGGGCGGAGCGGGTGCTGACCATTGATCTGACGCGCATGCGGCGCGTGCTGGAGATCGACGAGCAGTCACAGGTGGCGCTGATCGAGGCCGGGGCTGCCGGCCCGGTACTGGAGGAGCAGTTGCGGCCCACTGGCTGGACGTTGCGTTTCTTTCCTCAGTCTTTTGAATTTTCGACCCTGGGGGGCTGGATCGCCACCCGCGCTGGCGGCCACTTTGCGACGCTGGCGACGCACATTGACGATCTGGTTGAGAGCGTCGAGCTGGTCACGCCGCGCGGCCTGGTGCTCACGCCGCGTTTCCCGGCGTCGGGGGCCGGACCTGATCCGTTGCGGCTCTGGCTTGGCTCCGAGGGCATCTTTGGCCTGATCACGCGGGCCTGGGTACGCATTGGACGTCGCCCGCGCTTCCGCGCCTCGGCCAGTGTGCGCTTCGAAGATTTCGCCAGGGCCAGCGAGGCGGTGCGCGCTATTGCTCAGGCTGGCCTCTATCCTGCCAATTGCCGTCTCCTTGATCCGCTGGAGAGCCTGGGCAGTGGGCTGGGCAATGGGACGCAGGCGTTTTTGATTCTGACCTTTGAGTCGGCAGACCATGCGCTTGATCCCTGGCTGCGGCGTGCACTCGAATTGTGCGCTGATTATGGCGGGGTCGTGGAGTCGCAAGCGAGCGAAAGCGGTGAGGGAGAGGGCCATCGCCAGGGAGCTGCGGGGCGCTGGCGCCAGCGTTTCTTGCGCATGCCCTGGTATCGTGAGGCTTTGACGGCGCGCGGTATCATCTCTGACACCTTCGAGACGGCTGTGACCTGGGAGCGCTTTTCACACCTGTACGAACAGGTGCGGCTCGCGACGGCCCAGGCCATACACGAGGTCACGGGCAAGGCTGGCTGGGTCAGTTGCCGTCTGACGCATGTTTATCCTGATGGGGCGGCAGCCTATTTTACCTTCTGCGCGCTCGGCAGAAAGACATCCCTCGTGGAACAGTTCTGGGAGATCAAGCGTGTGGCTCTAAGTGCTGTGACGGAACAGGGCGGCACGATTACCCACCATCATGCCGTTGGGCGCGATCATCGCCCCTGGTACGATCGTGAGCGACCTGCCCTCTTTGCTGAGGTGCTGCGTGCTGCTAAGGAGACGCTTGACCCTCGCTGGCTGCTCAATCCAGGTGTGCTGCTTGACCCGCCTGTCAGCCTGGGCGTGATATAGTAATAGTGCAGCGGACGCGAAGCCTTGGTACAGCGTCGACGCGCCTGATCAGCCCCTGCTCGCAGCTATTGGACGAGCAAAGCAAGCAAAGACGCTCCAGAGGCCAGTGCAGAGAGAGTGAATCAGGGGCGAGAAAGAAGAAAGGTGCGGTAAACGAGAAGCGGCTGGCTCAGCGTCCTGAATTCAAAAGCGAAGACAAGGGAGTATCAACGTGGAACTCAGCGGCAAAAGTGTCATGGTGACAGGAGGCGCCTCCGGCCTGGGGGCGGCCTGTGTGCGACTCTTCAGTCAAAGCGGCGCGCGTGTGCTCATTGCTGACATCAACAGTGAAGGTGGTCAAAAGCTGGCCCAGGAGATCGGACCTGCGGCGCGCTTTGTGCCAACGAATGTTGTTGAGGAAGCCTCGGTTCTGGCGGCACTCAAGGAGGCCCAAGAAGCCTTTGGCGGTCTGCATATCCTTGTAAACTGTGCCGGCATTGGTCTGGCTGAGCGCACCCTTGGCAAGCAGGGGCCTCACAGTCTTGAAACCTTCACGCGTGTCATTCAGGTCAATCTGATCGGCACCTTCAACGCTCTGCGTCTGGCGGCGCAGGTCATGAGTAATAATGAGCCGAACGCGGAGGGAGAGCGTGGAGTCATTATCAATACGGCCTCGGTGGCAGCTTTCGACGGCCAGATTGGCCAGGCTGCTTATTCAGCCTCTAAGGGTGGCATTGCCGGCATGACACTTCCTGTGGCCCGCGATCTGGCGCGCAGCGGTATTCGCGTCGTCACCATTGCTCCTGGCATCTTTGACACGCCGCTGATGGCGGCTCTTCCCGAACCGGCGCGCG is drawn from Thermogemmatispora onikobensis and contains these coding sequences:
- a CDS encoding GntR family transcriptional regulator is translated as MLIFIEPESEKPIYQQIRDQIVEGIARGELPPGTGLPSIRQLAADFGINLHTVNKAYELLEREGFLQVRRKTGAVVQPSGRLAEGWETRLRTLLAEALAQGVPAEEVVRRCQRVLAALTERE
- a CDS encoding DUF1648 domain-containing protein, translating into MNALYACINALMLIWMLIIFWLWPGLTPPTLPFGVRVPPTHVNEPVIGQLRRLYRLMLLLTGLVGLLVLLLGALFLPLRWQIGMMPLIVLGAAVMASALYAFVHGRLRSAKEREGWYSGLRQAVAVEVGVPEQRVRPSPFWLGLDLLLLVALWVLTIIRYPVLPERIPLHFGPDGQIDRWGGKEELLWFSLLALALNILLLSLALALPLGRRQLDPADPEQARRDQQRRQQALSNMLAGVPAIVNLSFFLILLLLTQVIPPTDLGVLLVVILLILPLGLGSLMVFYLTRARPARAYAMHTNYVARDDDRYWKAGLFYFNHDDPALFVERRFGVGWTVNLGHPLGVVLLLALLLVVVAVLLMVLLLGPR
- a CDS encoding FAD-binding oxidoreductase → MSASARRRKFWGWGYEGDVLSEEELNWLEGTWAAFFGVDHFEVTPPPTVEEIELYPPRLSVPSQLAAICTTEPYERLRHAYGASFPDSARAFARDFSHPPDVVAYPRDVQEIVALLDWCYDHDIIVVPFGGGTSVVGGVEPPSGAERVLTIDLTRMRRVLEIDEQSQVALIEAGAAGPVLEEQLRPTGWTLRFFPQSFEFSTLGGWIATRAGGHFATLATHIDDLVESVELVTPRGLVLTPRFPASGAGPDPLRLWLGSEGIFGLITRAWVRIGRRPRFRASASVRFEDFARASEAVRAIAQAGLYPANCRLLDPLESLGSGLGNGTQAFLILTFESADHALDPWLRRALELCADYGGVVESQASESGEGEGHRQGAAGRWRQRFLRMPWYREALTARGIISDTFETAVTWERFSHLYEQVRLATAQAIHEVTGKAGWVSCRLTHVYPDGAAAYFTFCALGRKTSLVEQFWEIKRVALSAVTEQGGTITHHHAVGRDHRPWYDRERPALFAEVLRAAKETLDPRWLLNPGVLLDPPVSLGVI
- a CDS encoding 3-hydroxyacyl-CoA dehydrogenase; translated protein: MELSGKSVMVTGGASGLGAACVRLFSQSGARVLIADINSEGGQKLAQEIGPAARFVPTNVVEEASVLAALKEAQEAFGGLHILVNCAGIGLAERTLGKQGPHSLETFTRVIQVNLIGTFNALRLAAQVMSNNEPNAEGERGVIINTASVAAFDGQIGQAAYSASKGGIAGMTLPVARDLARSGIRVVTIAPGIFDTPLMAALPEPARVSLLQQAPFPPRLGRPEEYALLARHIVENPMLNGEVIRLDGAIRLPYLIR